The DNA sequence AgtaacattattattaaaacaatACTATGTTTATCACAACTAATTAAGATTCTCAAACACTCAGACATGGAAGAAGTGGAGTGAAGGGACAGCTGCAGATATGATAGATCCTGTGGTGAGGAATGGAGCGGGATCTGAACGTGACATGGTGAGATGCATTCACATCGGACTGTTGTGCGTTCAAGAGAATGCTGCAACGAGGCCAACGATGGCTTCGGTTGCTCAAATGCTCGGTAGAACGACAATGAGTCTGCCAGTGCCCTCTGAGCCCGCATTTTATTTGAGTAGTCGCTATGGCCCCGTAGACTCCTGCTCAAGCGAAGTGAGAACAGGTGTATCTCAAGGCTCGTCGTCTGTAAACGATGTTTCAATCAGCGAGTTATGTCCTCGTTGATTTTGTCTCTacatacaaattaattatacatgtAAATTTGTTCTGTTTTTCTCTTGTATCGGTGTTTGTGAGTTAGAACTTTTGAAATAGTAAAGCTTTGTAGATAATGTCTAAAACAGTTAATGAGGAAAAGGAGGATTGATTCAAATTCCAAACCACGAGATTCATCGTTGATCATAGCCTTTGATCATAGAATTGGTCTTGTAGAGAAAATTATGAGCATTTGATGGAGATTGAGCTAGTGAGGCTGGATTATCCGTTTCTGCATTTGAACATTTCCACTCCTTGTCTTATTTATGTAATGgagataataaagtactagaatgaaagaaaaaataaagtataaagaagaaagtatgttaataatttaacatttcatccataaaaatagtttcgtgatttcatttttgtccctccatcaaaattagtctagttataaaaatgaaaatttttcccaaattattattcttttttttatcttcccTTCCCTTACTTTATGcacattttctctttctctcctaATTCGTCCACTTATTTCTTtgtctatcttattttatcaattttacataaaaatttgTGTCGTCCACCAATGagattatttcaaattttcaactaGAGGAATGTCtagtaattttgtattataaatttaaattatttttttatatatttgaaaaattctaaatttgagtaatggaaataaaaataaacaatatatttgAAGATTATGTAtgcaaataaaagaaaactgaatattttattaaaatattgagtAGATATGATTAACTACTAATATCTGAGATGACCAATCAAGCTGACTCAAGTCTTCCAGGTTCATCAGTATATGAACATTAGTGGGGTGTATTTTTGTGAAGCTGCATCGTCCAGCCCATATGGACACATTTTGGGCCTAGCATTTTCTCTAGcccaaatataaataagtacTCATATTTCTCTTATTGCCTAAAAGGTGTACTAATATCCTCCTATTAAAAACggcccaaaaataaataaaaatttcttttagGGGTTACAATACTGTAATAATAGTGTACCGGCGGCTAACGGCATGTTGCAGCTCAAGGTTGGTGCAGGGGCTAGGAATCTCTCACACTCGGAATTTTCGACGATTTATGCGCTGGTGCAGTGTACACGAAATTTTCATCAGAAGATTGCCGGAGATGCTTGCCTCGGATTTCCCAATTCCTTCAAAGTTATATTTCGACTGGGTTCAAAGTGCTACGACCCAACTGCATTATTCGGTATGGAGAAATTGGTTTCTACCGTCCTACAAGTGTACACATGTTTATTTACCGTCCTAAAGTACAACTATTGCAAGATTTTAGCTTCGTTAGTATTTAAGGGTCGATTCCACATGGACGTAAACGgttattaaattgaattaaaatgataaattacaccaatagatgataaaatttaaatcatacaaCCCATGGTGATCAAAACCCAAGATTTTAGCTTCGTTGgttgtatatattattttggatCTTTTTATAGTTGTATGATTAAGacatactctctccgtcccataaaatttgagacaaaacttttgggcacgaagtttaagaatttatatcatataaataagagagatgaaaaaagtaggaaagataaagagagtaaagtaaatgatggaaaaaaaaaaaagagtgattagatgttgtcttttgctaaaaaagaaaatgactcaattttgttgggacggactaaaaagaaatacgactcaacttttttgggacggagggagtaatttttaggtattaaaaattattgctaactaaatattaaaaaatcttaatatatttgaagtgaaagagaaaaatttaaaaattaatagatattTGTGGGGCGAATgtaattccaaatatttatggGAGGTATACTGTAAATTCTCCCGCTAATAAATATGTGTAGTCTTAGGGTAGATTGACAGTATACGTGGTTGTATAGGACACTTTTAGGCgtagtattccctccgtcccaaggaagatgaccctttcttggacgacacgagattttatacaattttattttgtgtgttaagtggagagagtaaagtaagagagagaaaataaagtagagataaaggggtttccattttaagcaatgagtcatcttgattgggacaaactaaaaaggaaagtggatcATCtgcaatgggacggagggagtaatatactTTATCCTTACATCTGATCTATCATTACATTGACTGACAAGCACTTGTATCAATGGTAGTCGGTAGATTATGTGGCATAACAATAGATTTTTAGTGACGTTTTCAAGTGACATAAAAGACCAATTTTCTAGTAGCgagttatttttttcctcGCCTTTTAGTGTTTTTCGCTTGTGTGGTAAAGAAAGCcatataccacaaaaattcCGTCATTCAAATGTGATTTTCGCATAACTGTTTTCGCTACCCAATCGGGTGGAATGTGGTGACAAAGTCACCCGGACAGGTAGATGTCAACAAATTTGTGTGGTTCTCCCTGcctagtgaaatgtgacaagtTTATCGGGCCATGTAAAACTTAGTTCACATTAAAAACTCCTCGTTCTTGCTTCAAATTTTGTCTTTAGCCCGTTTCGCGCCTTAATTCTTGACCTATAATCAAGCATGCAGTGTAATTCACTATAAGATTAAAGAACATTATCTTGTTTCTGCAGAAACCAATGGAAATAATACAATACTTATACAAGGAAAGAAAGATGATAATACGGCAAAAGTTATCATCTTCATTGCTGTCAAAGTTAGGAGGAGAATCGAAGCGCAGTGAAGCTGTGTAGATAATGTCTAAAACAGTTAATGAGGAAAGGGACGATTGATTCAAATTCCGAACCACGAGATTCATCGTTGATCATAAAATTCTAACAATATTATTCATTGTATTTGAGCGTTGAATTGGTCTTGTAGAGAAAGTTAAGAGCATTTGATGGAGATTAAGCGAGTGAGGCTGGATATTACCTTACCTTTCTTCTCCGCTTCTGCATTTGTCTTTGTCCATTTCCACTCTTGTCTTATTCCTGTGGTCATGGCCCTGTAAACACTCTCATTTACTGTCTTCTTCTTTGTGTAGGGCACCACACAAGTGggtgaaaatttaaaacttttctgctattgttttgttttaatctttattcctagtattattgtatttgaattttctttattcatttGACACTCTTAGTTAAATATTCTTTCCGTTCTAACATATATAgttggattttttatttttttttggcaaagagatttaagaaaaatacttCTTCCGTTCTGCAACAGTGGaattattttgacattttgataGTATATTCTACTCCATCCATTCtatagtaataaagtcattttgccattttggtacgttccatagtaatagagtcatttccctttttagtaaaagtcaacacatttttccacacctacttactctcttacttttttctctcttcatctctctacctttttcattttccactttattctccctttacttaactcacctaacacgatttttcttaatcttcgtgccgaaaagaaacgcctctattactatggaacagagggaatATAATAAtggagtcatttctttttctagtaatatactccattacttatctcttattttactttcttttcatctctctacctttttttcattttttattatatttttcttttactttactcacttaacacaattttttttcttaaatcgcgtgccgaaaagaaacgcatcCACTACTATGTAACGAAGGGACTATATTTCTTCcataagaaaaaagagaaaatgaaaataaggtttgaaagagaaaatatgttaattgttactccctccgtcccataagtTTTGTCATACTTTGACcggatacgagttttaagaaatataacggaaagtaacttaaaaaagttagtgcaGAAtgggtcttacttttatatattagttttacaataaaatggaTCAGGAATGAGATAGCggaatatgaggttcactaccaaaaatggtaaagagcgaaatgtaacaaattttgtgggacggacggaaatgaaaatatgtgacaaaatttaagggacgtagtgagtatttcttttgtccataaaaaatagtctcatgattttatttcagtttgtccatcaaaattagtctcacaataaaaattaaaaaaatcctaatttgttaccctttttttatctttctttctcctattttatccatattttctctttttgttctaatttactcattttatctatttatctCTCATGCTTTAccaattttccataaaaatttgTGTCAACTACCAATGAGACTATTTTGATGGAGTGAGGAATTgtcatatatagaaatgattcaactaagGTTGAACGTCCTAAAGTGGaaaaacgactcaactatggtggagtaagtatatatttatgtcttttttattgtattttaattttttaactctTAATATATAACTTAATTAAGTTATTCTACTTATATcctatttcttttgttttatataaatttaatggaaataaaaatagaaatgaatattttatatagttgaataaattctaaaaatataaaatgggacagtttcatttcattactactttttatatagAAGTGGAGTCCACCTACACTAactccaaatttttttattataaatataaattgatattttatatgtttagaatatattcaaatctataaaaaaaatcaatatatataaataaaaaatatatattttattaaaaaaattgagtgaGATAAGAAAGGATTAACTACTAAGATCTTAGATGACCAAATCAAGCTGACTAAGTCTTCCATGTTCATCAGTATATGAAAAttccacaaaataataaatgtgaaagGGGGACATAAGTGGGAACacttgaaatggaaaagtgatGTATTTTGATGCTAGTTATGTACCATCAACTACCACTCCTCCGTTTCACGGTAATGGagttattttactattttggtatgttttataatagtcgagtcatttctctctttagtaaaagtcaatatatttcttctcacttacttactctatcttactttattctctttttatctctctatctttttcaattactattttattcttcattcACTTAATccaattaacataattttttttaatctccatGCTAGAAAGAAATgcatcttaattttttttttaatcatcataaaaaaatatcttaaaccattaattaatttgataacatTTTGTatcatattcaaatattttgtaaagCACTGATTCACTTTCTTGCATGAACTGATACTGTCGAAGCATGCAACAACAAACGTCATTCTCATTCATATTGAAGTTCACTACATTTATGTTGATTATTATCCTATTGATATGTTGTTATATGAGATTtaataatattcttatttatttccaACTGATACAGGTATACGGGCCAACTGATATGTGCTTATGCGAGACTGAtatgaatgaaaaatatttcgGCATAACTGATAATCCCTCCGTCATAAGATATTAGACCTCTTTCTTTTTTCGCactcatttttgaaaaataatatataatactccctccatcccacaaaagatgtcacactttcctttttagtttgtcccacaaaagatgttacatatccttttttggaaaaagttctctctcacatgaatataaaaattatattttctctctccatttaacacacaaaacaaacctcctaaaatcccgtgtcgtcccacaaatatgacatcttttgtgggacggagtggagagagagtacagtaagagagagaattatGTAGATGAGAGTCTTTTCTAcataattctttttcttattttactttttctccactccaactattttatattatttttctaaaacgagtgcgaaaaagaaagggctctaatatcttgggacgaagggagtttCTTGATACCCTGACCGAGCGAGGAAGGGAGTACGAGGTAATTCTACGAGGGGATCTAACCGAATTGCATAtgttcaaattataaatttgataacAATTTGTATCATGTTCATATATATTCCAAAAATAgtcataatttatattaactGTTGCAGTATTGAATATATCAGTTTCTAATACAAAACATATCAGTTTTACGATACAatattacaatatattttcaaatttatcgaTCGGAACGTATTTAATTAGGATCTTGTTAgatttcttataaaattatctttattttgatatttttttaaaaaaaattatttaaaatatataactacgtaaaaagttcaaaattttaaaaatattgtatgATGGGATAAGGTAGATAGCTAaccatatactactatttcattttaatgcaAGATGAGaaattgtatttataaaaagatgAGATAAGATTTACTCTAAAAATGACGTTATTCACACTTTTTTAAGACCCCGCCTCTATCAACCATGTAATATCTTTtatatcatcaaaaaattatatcaaaattcataatttgatcctctataaatagagattACATTTGCTACAATTTTgcacaccaaaaaaaattgagttcaCCGTAAAGATGTGGGAGATTCCAAACCTAATAatcctccttcttcttcttcttcttccattgCACATTTCCGTAGCCACGTCCCAGCCAATTTGCGGCGTTAGCGGCGAGACATTCGCAAACAACAGCAGCTACGAGGCCAACCTCAACACCCTCATCGCCTCCCTCTCCTCTGGCGGCATAGGCAGCAGGCGATTCCTCAACACCTCTGTCGGCAACAGCCCCGACACCGTCAACGCCGTCGTCGTCTGCAGAGGAAACATCTCGCTCCCTTCTTGCCGCAAATGCGTCGCCGCCGCAGCTCCAGCAACCGCGCAGCGATGCCCCAACTGGAAAGAAGCCGTCTTCTGGAACGAAACGTGCACGTTCAAGTACTCCCACAAACCCATATCCGGAGTCCTAAACATCCAGTCATTTCCTCACCTTCCAAGCAAGAAGATCTTGCTGGAGAGCTTCAGTCGATTCGCGACCATCCCATGCGCCGGTAACAGTACTGCTAATGGAACTGGTGACGGTACTACTAGTAAAAGTGGTGTCGATTCGCCGGCAGACACAGTACCATCCACAAAAGGTCCTTTTTCTGTCACTTTCTGACTTTTGATTTGAGTGTCAGCAAGTGAAGTTTGTTTTACTAATTTGCAGGAACGAGTGTGGATACAACGCGTATCATTGATTCAGTTATCAGTTCCGTAGGTGCGACGGTACTACTAGTTGTGGTTGGCGTCTTATTTAAAAGGAGAAAAGAGAAGCAGAAGGCGAAGACGAATTTTGagattaaaaatgaagtaaatgtCGGTTCCGTATCCACGCGCTAGCCTCGTTTTGTGTTTCGAGTGGGGTGTAGCTTTCCACTGCAATTGCTAGCACAGCATCACGGGTCGTCACGGGTTGTGTTTGTGATTTACATTTTACACTATACCATTGTGGTTTATGGGCATCCTCTCCCTCATAGAGGATGAGTTGTGCTTGAGATGTTGAAAATTCATGTATATTGAATGAATATGCAAGTGTGTTTTAATACTAAAACTATCGGTACCAATCTTTATCTAAATAAGGTGTGTTCCTTTTTGGCCTgttctaaaatataaatgatcaCCTATAACATTGCTTACTATATACTCCCATCCCATCGTTCAATGGTAGTGGAGACGTTTTTTTCCGTCacacaatttaagaaaatttgtgttaagtgattaagtaaaaaaagaataaagtaagaaatgaaaagggtagagagatgaagagtgaataaagtaagaaattactccctccgtccgccattaaatatctcattttttctttttcgtcctTCTAccaataaatgttttatttcacttttaccgtATTTAGTAGGTAAatcctatattccactaactcatttcattcacattttattataaaatcaatatataaaagtaagttccacattccaccaacttttttacCCACTTTACTtcataaagtcaaataatttcttaaaactcgtgccggtcaaatatgagacattaatgacggacagagggagtgtaaaataagagagaaaaaatatgttgacttttactagaAAAGAAATAACTCCACTATAATAGAATATACCAAAAtaactctactactatggaacgaatgAAGTAATTATTAGTACACCAGTAAAAAACCAATATAGATCAATctcaaaaggaaaatgaatgTGGAAATACTctactaaataaatttgaatgtgGATGCTGGAATTCTCACCAATAAATTACAGCcacctcatagttgagtcatttttccatttcggaaaGTTCCAtcgtagttgagtcatttccatatatagtaactttttcctcattcttactttactctctcttactttattcactttttacattattctctctaccttttctctttcttactttttttatctatttatttaacacactcaacattcatttcttaaatttcatgccgaaaagttccgcctcaactatgagggaacggagggagtagtattttatactcccttcatccatGGTTTAAAGTCTCACTTTAACTCATTGGGGATTTTAAGatatgtgaagaaaaatggaatgtgaatctcattttatatattaattttataatagaatgttaGTGTATTGAATTAGTGGAAGATGGAGTTCATttagtgaaaatgaaaaaagtaaatgtagATATTATTTCGTGGATGGAGAGAGTTTTaataaggttttatttttgtgaagcTGCATCGTCCAGCCCAGATGGACACATTTTGGGCCTAGCGATTTTAGTAGCCCAGAtgtaaataagtatatttctcttattgcctaaaaaaaagttgtacTACTGTCCTATTAAAAACGGCCCGAAAAAAAAGATCTCTTAAGTGTgatacattaaattaataaagtttaaatttaattgtataCAACAAAGTGGCTGTAGTTTAGTGGTAAGAATTCCACGTTGTGGCCGTGGAGACCTGGGCTCGACTCCCAGCAGCCacatttcttttgttattGAGAGTCACCATCTGGCTATATTTACgtattctttttatatatttattaattattaattaaataaatgtaaagaaaGAGTTAAATGATTACAAACCACCAAATAGTTGGAGAGTTTCATGTCAACATTTGACGtgtcaataaataaatattcgagaaaaataaaattgacaatGGCAATTTATGGGACGTAGGTGGTAGGGCTAGATCAATAAAAAGACGACAATATGGTAAATTGGTActagtaaaatcaatattgcAGTTATCTGATCGTAGAATATAAAGCAAAAGGCGTTTTTTCTAGATAAGTATGACTAGAATCATTTGTCGCCGCGTGTGCATATAGTATTTCGCACTAAACACTTGcctaaaatttgaattgataGATTACTGAATTTCTCGATTCAATGCGTTTCTTTTCAGtaatactatttttagttatatagGCCCTAAGTTTCTGTTAGTTCACCATGAATATCTCGTATCTCATattgttatttgattattcgctaaatgactaattttagtgttactttatttatttcataaaataaaaagtttgagaataataaagatttcaatgcaaaaataataaagtgtgagatagaaaaaaagtgattaagatattattagtaaaaaaaacaccaaaaaccGAAACTGGACATTACTTTTGAATGGGCAAAAATGTAAATGTggtcaattttttaatgaagtagtattatttttagtatatagGCATGACATTTTATTAGATCATTTTACTACGTGTTttactattactatgaaaataatattccccTTTTACATGATTTAAAGTCTCGTTATAGGTAAGTGTTTTAAGAACAACTATGAAAGGAAAActgatgaaaaaaattaatactatgtAGTAATTCTCATTTcatatatctattttataaGGAAATACGAGTATATTGATTTAATGAAGTATGATGCCATTTattcaaaatggaaataaataaatagatatttAAATCATGGACATCTATATGGAGGATGGAGTGTACTAGTTAGTATTACCTCCATccctcaaattttgacactgtttactatttcggtacgtccctaaaaatttgacacaattcattttttaccatttttagtagtggacctcgtattccactaattcattcctacttatattttattataaaactaatactttaaaaatagaccCACATCataccaactttttcaactcactttctattatatttcttaaaactcgtgccgagtcaaaatATGTCAAAATTTTGAGGACAGAGGTAGAGCCATAGAGGTAGTACTACCTAAAAGTGAAGCTTacatttttactaattttttttcactcgtTTTTCATCACATTTTCAGAAACACGGTGTCAGAACCAAAATGGGACACTTAATCACTtgaatggagtaatatttaatttatgaatacaTAGATAGTCTCTTAATTTGTTAGTACGCATAATTCCAAATTCCGGTACCACTTTTAACCTGCAATCCTTATTCCAGAATTAGagtttttcttaatctttcGCTATTTCTAACTGAAATTGTGTAGATTCCAGCAAATCATTCATCATCTCCAGATTGCCAATTTCCTATAAATTCAaggttttgacttttgagaattcaaaatttcagaaaaaaaaaatgaaacatacaTTATTCCTCAAATGTCTGTTCCTTCTCACCATCTTGTCTTCCACCTCGTCTAAATCTGGCGTTGAAACATCCAACACAGTTGAAGGGATCGGCATTCGGTCCGCGGCAGTCGCAGCCTTGTCATCCCTCGCCGCCGCCATCTCCAGCGCGGGAGGCGTCGGCGGCGGGGGGCTGTTCATACCCATCCTGACCATCGTCGGCGGCCACGACGTGAAAACAGCGTCCACATATTCAGCTTTCATGGTAACGGGCGGCTCTGTTGCCAACGTGGCGGCCTACACTCTGTGGAGGAGCGGCGGCGCGAGGCGGCTGATTGACTGCGAGATGGCGCTGCTGTGCCAGCCGTGGCTGCTGCTGGGCGTGAGCTGC is a window from the Salvia hispanica cultivar TCC Black 2014 chromosome 1, UniMelb_Shisp_WGS_1.0, whole genome shotgun sequence genome containing:
- the LOC125202687 gene encoding cysteine-rich repeat secretory protein 38-like codes for the protein MWEIPNLIILLLLLLLPLHISVATSQPICGVSGETFANNSSYEANLNTLIASLSSGGIGSRRFLNTSVGNSPDTVNAVVVCRGNISLPSCRKCVAAAAPATAQRCPNWKEAVFWNETCTFKYSHKPISGVLNIQSFPHLPSKKILLESFSRFATIPCAGNSTANGTGDGTTSKSGVDSPADTVPSTKGTSVDTTRIIDSVISSVGATVLLVVVGVLFKRRKEKQKAKTNFEIKNEVNVGSVSTR